GCCGAACAATCAGATCGTCGTCATCTGTACGGGCGCGCAGGGTGAACAGAACGCGGCGCTCTCGCGGATCGTCACGGACAATCATCGTTTCATCAAACTGGAGAAATCCGACACCATCGTTTTCTCATCGTCCGTTATCCCGGGCAATGAACGCTCCATCCAGCGACTGAAGGACAATCTCTACCGCAAGTGTGACAACGTGGTCCATTCGGACATCATGGAGATCCATATCGGTGGCCACGGCACTATCTGGGAGATCGAAGAGATCCTCCGTCAGGTGAAGGCCACCTATGTCTTGCCTGTCTATGCGAATCACTACTTTCTCAAGGAAGCCGCCCGGATCGCCTTCCGTCTCGGTTACCCGGAGAAAAATGTCTTCGTCCTCGACAATGGCGGCGTGCTCGAAGTCCCGAAATCAGGCGACGGTATGCCGAGTATCCGCAAGGAGAAAGCCGATGCGAGCTATGTCTTCGTCGACGGACTCGGTGTCGGGGACATCGGCCACGTCGTTCTCCGTGATCGCCAGATGCTGGCCCAAGACGGGATGCTCGCGGTGACGGTCGTCATCGACAGTCGGTCCAAGAAGGTGCTCGGCAATATCCAGATCACCTCACGCGGCTTCATCCATGTGAAGGAGAACTTCGACCTGGTGAACGAAGCGAAACGCAAGGTCCAGGATATCATCAAGAAGAATACCTCGAAGGACACCTCGCTCGATTGGGAATTGGTCCGCAATCAGATCCGCGAACAGATCGGTCAGTTCCTCTTCCAGAAGACGGAACGCCGACCGATGGTCTTGCCAGTAGTGGTCGAAGTGTAAACGAGAATCAAGAATCCGGAATCTTGAATCAAGAGAAAGCGGCCCGTGAAAAGGCTGCTTTTTTGATATCCAGAGGCAGTGATAGCTCCTCGGGACAAGGGGGAGGGTTGCCATTCTCGCCATCTCTTGCTATACCAGTAAGTCGGTGGTATCAGTCGGCCATCGGTTTTTGGTCTTTAACAGAAGAAAGTTCCGCCGGGTATCTCACTCGGCATTCCGCAATCGATGTCTATAGGGCATCGCAACGAAAAGGAGCAGCAAATGGGCAAGAAGTCGATGCACGGTATCTCTCGCATGGACAATGATTCGAATCGGACGCATGGGTGGCTTGTCACGATTCAACGACGAGGGGAGATCTATCGAATGCTTTTCAGTGACAAGAAACAAGGCGGGAAGAAGAAAGCGCTTACTGTCGCCAAAGCCTTCCGGGATGCGATCATCGCGGAGTATCCGCTGTTCTCGAAGCAGGAGCATGCCAATCTCAAGAAGCGCAGCAATCAATCTGGTATCGTCGGTGTCTGTCGTGTGGTGGCTTTTGAGACGAAGACCCTGCCACCCGAGAAACAGCGCTGGAATTGGGTCGCGGCCTGGCCACTGCCGGATGGGCGGCGGAAGCGGGTGAAGTTCTCGGTTCAGAAGTTCGGAGAGGAACAGGCGCGTGCGTTGGCCATCAGAGCACGCGAGGAAGGTCTGAAGGCCCTCGAAGGGGATTTCGACCCGCACCGTGAACGCGTTCGCCGTGCTCGACTGCGTCAGAAGTGAAGGGTCGATCGAGTTCGAGTCAGGCCGTGGAGGTATTTATCTCTGCGGCCGATTTTTTTCTGTGCTACAATGTATCCATTCTAACTCTTTTTGGCTATGCAAAGACTTTTTTCGGGCATTCAGCCTTCCGGCAATCTGCATCTCGGCAATTACCTGGGGGCCATCAAACAGTGGCTCGCGTTGCAGGACGAATACGAGGCGATTTTCTGCGTGGTGGATATGCATGCCATCACCGTGCCGCAGGATCCCTCGGAACTAAGGAAGAAGACGATCGAGATCGCCAAGATCTATCTGGCCGCCGGCATCGACCCGAAGAAGTCGACCCTCTTCATCCAATCACAGATTTCGGGTCATGCGCAGCTCGCGTGGGTACTGAATACGATTACACAGAATGGTGATCTGATGCGGATGACTCAGTTTAAAAGTAAGTCTGGAGTTGATCTAGATAGGTTTCAAGAATTTTTTGATACTCTTTTCAAGGACAGAGAAGCGCTTGAAGAAGGAGCTGAAAATTATAAGAAATCGCTGGCTTCTCATAAGTCTACATTAAGCAAAAGAAGCAATTCTGAGGGAGATAAAGACTTGGATATCATGGATCAGGTCCTGCTCTTGTCTAAGGAAATTTATAAGGATGGCGCGATGAATACCTTCAATGCTTTTAAGGAAGGATTTCAGGGCATGGTTAAAGAACCGTTTAACTCTATTGGCGTCGGTCTCTTTGACTACCCCGTGCTTATGGCGGCGGATATCTTGCTCTATGACGCGGCAGTGGTACCGGTCGGAGAGGATCAAAAGCAGCATGTGGAATTGACCCGCGATCTGGCGCAGCGGTTTAATTCACGCTTTGGCGAGACCTTCGTGGTGCCCGAACCGCTCATCCAGCGCGAGGGCGCCCGTATCATGGGGTTCGATGACCCGACGAAAAAGATGTCGAAATCAGCTGCGAGCGAATACAACTCTATCGCACTCAGTGATGATGCCGATACGATCCGGAAGAAAATTAAGAAAGCCGTGACGGACTCGGGTAGCGAAATCGTCTACCGCGACGACAAGCCGGCCCTCAAAAACCTCATCAATATCTATACGTTGCTGTCGGGAAAGAAAGTCGACGAGGTTGAAGCGATGTATGTCGGCCGTGGCTACGGTGATTTCAAGGCGGGCCTGGCCGAAGTGATCGTAGATTTTCTTGTACCGTTTCAGGCTCGGCTCGCGGCGATCTCGGACGAGGCTGTGCTGGAAATACTGGCAGCGGGTCGTGAGAAAGCCAAAGCATTGGCGGTAGCGAAGATGCGTCAGGTGCACGAGCGAGTCGGTTTTATTCCGTACTAGCACCGAGTCAGATAATATAGCAGGTTTCTCGTCGTCGGATTCTTGACAGCAGAAAAGAACAGCGGTATCTTCATAATATATGGTTATTTGTGAGGACGAGGTGTTCTTTTGTGGCAGGGGTGCGAGATCCTACGACGGTGGGATGGCCAGCTCGCCTTCTCCCAAGCCCTGGCAAGGGTGATGCCTGGGAGCCTGCCGCCATGAGAACATCTCGCAACAAAGAACCCGCTCTCCAATTCTGGAGGCGGGTTTTCCCGTTGTGGGGCGTGAAGTTTGTGCCACGAGAGCCGTATTCTACGCTTCTACGCAGGAAACGTGACGTATTTTCTGAGCCACTCACCCAGGCCGAGTTCCTCGAATCCTGACTCATAACGGGCATGTTGGAAGAGGGCTTGCATCTCGCTGAGCTTTTCTTGGTTGAACTCAGAGACTTCTTCGGTCATAGGTGTCGGCGTGACGGTCATCGGAGATATGCCACTGGCCGGGACTCGACGGTGTTTCTCGATGTACGCCATGAGTCCTTGGAGTGTGGGGAGCCCGGCTAGGGGATAGTCTTTGACGAGAGCGCCGTCGCACACCCCATCGAGGGGGATGGGGATGTTGTGATCGAGGAGGCGTCGAACCAGGGCTTGCTTCTCTTTGAGATGACGCTTCGCCTGTGCTTGTTGGCTGGTCGCCTCAAACCACCAGAACCGGGCCATCATGGCATAGCCGCGCGTCAGTCCATGAGCGATGTTCAGGCAATCCCACCTGCGCTTTTTCTTCATCTGCAGCTCTCCTTGGTGGAGAAGTGTCTCGGTCACCCTGGAGGCATCGTCTCGGCCGAACATTCCCGGCGGACCACCTTCGAAGGTGTTGAGAGCAGTGATGTAGAAATCCAGAGCGAACCGATACGCGGGGAAGTGGGCGCGGCACCATTGGCCGATGATGCGTGATATTTTCTGCACGGCTGAGATCCTTTCGAATGAGTTGATAATGAACCGCTGAGCCAGAAAAAAACCACGCCTTTCGGGGTGGTCAGACCACGGTGGTCTCAAGTATTCGCTTGTTTTTCGTGTGGCTCATTGTGAACCAGTATACTCGCCTCCGAAAAATCTGGCAAGTTACCCCCGGATGATTGCGAGGAGCTCATCGCGCTTTTCGATCATATGTGCCTCGGTGTCGGCTTCCATCGTGAGCCGAAGTAAGGGCTCGGTGTTGGACGGGCGGACATTGAACCACCAGTCGGGGTATTCGATTTTCAGTCCGTCGAGGTCATGCTGTTTACCATCAGCGTACTTTTCTCGGAGTCGCATGAGGACGGCGTCTTTGTCCTCGACCTCACTATTGATCTCGCCCGAGTGGACGTACCGGCGGAGCTCGCCCACAAGCTCGGAAAGCGTCCGACCCGTCTCAGCCATCAGGTTCAAGAGGTGGATGGCGACGAGGGTCGAGGCCTCGGCATAAGAGTTTTCGACAAAGTAGTAGTGGCCCGAGAGTTCGCCCGCAAAGATGGCACCATCATCACGCATCTGGCGTTTGATGAACGCATGACCGACACGACATTCGATGGCCCGGCCGCCCTTGGACTCGATGGCTTCTTTCACGGCGCGTGATGAACGCAGGTCGTACAGGATGGTCGCGCCGGGGTTTTTCTCCAGGACGATCTGCGCCACGAGCCCCGTGATCAGGTCCATCGGGATGACGACACCGTGCTCATCCACGAAGCCGATGCGGTCGGCATCGCCGTCGTAGGCGATCCCCATATCGGCGCCTTTTTCCTTCACCAGCGCGCACAGCTCGTCGAGGGTTTCGGTTTTGAGCGGGTTGGCTTCATGGGCCGAAAAAGGCTGGGACAGGTCGTTGTACAGGTTGTAGATGGTGAGGTTGTCTTTGAAGGCGTCATAGATGGGGAGCTCGACGATGCCCATCGCATTGGCTGTATCGATGGCGAGCGTGAAGCGCCGGTCGCCAAGTTTGCCAAAGGACGCAAAGAACGCATAGTAGGCAGGACGAATGTCTTCTTCGGTCAGCGTGCCGCGGGTCGTGCTTTCGGGAAAATTGTTGGCAAGGACCAGGTCACGGATGTCGGAGAGACCGGTTTTCTCACCGACCGGGATGGCGCCTTTCAAATCAACCTTGATGCCATTGTATTCTGGGGGATTGTGCGAGGCGGTGATAGCGACGGCCAGGTCGACATCGAGCCGGCCCGCCGCGAAGTGCACCATGGGTGTCGTGACGACACCGAGGTCGACGACGTCCCCACCCTGGTCCATGACGCCCCGAGTGAAGGCTTCAAAGAGGGCAGGGGAGGAAGCACGGACGTCGCGGCCGACGGCGATTTTCGTTGCTTGGAAATGCACGATGAGCGCGCGGCCGATACGGTAGGCGGTTTCATCATCGATGTCAGGCCCGTACACACCGCGGATATCGTACGCTTTGAAGATGCCAGGATTCATAGCGAAAAAATCGATGAAAATTATTGCTTGCAGTATATCATGCGGTCGCGAGAGGAAAAGGGCAGTGTGTCCTAGCTAAGTAAGCCAGTACGGTCGAAATAGTGTGCATCCGGACCGATTTGTTCTGACCCGACGTGGGCGGGGCATCGGCCCTTGACAGAT
This is a stretch of genomic DNA from Candidatus Moraniibacteriota bacterium. It encodes these proteins:
- a CDS encoding AP2 domain-containing protein, yielding MGKKSMHGISRMDNDSNRTHGWLVTIQRRGEIYRMLFSDKKQGGKKKALTVAKAFRDAIIAEYPLFSKQEHANLKKRSNQSGIVGVCRVVAFETKTLPPEKQRWNWVAAWPLPDGRRKRVKFSVQKFGEEQARALAIRAREEGLKALEGDFDPHRERVRRARLRQK
- the trpS gene encoding tryptophan--tRNA ligase → MQRLFSGIQPSGNLHLGNYLGAIKQWLALQDEYEAIFCVVDMHAITVPQDPSELRKKTIEIAKIYLAAGIDPKKSTLFIQSQISGHAQLAWVLNTITQNGDLMRMTQFKSKSGVDLDRFQEFFDTLFKDREALEEGAENYKKSLASHKSTLSKRSNSEGDKDLDIMDQVLLLSKEIYKDGAMNTFNAFKEGFQGMVKEPFNSIGVGLFDYPVLMAADILLYDAAVVPVGEDQKQHVELTRDLAQRFNSRFGETFVVPEPLIQREGARIMGFDDPTKKMSKSAASEYNSIALSDDADTIRKKIKKAVTDSGSEIVYRDDKPALKNLINIYTLLSGKKVDEVEAMYVGRGYGDFKAGLAEVIVDFLVPFQARLAAISDEAVLEILAAGREKAKALAVAKMRQVHERVGFIPY
- a CDS encoding phosphomannomutase/phosphoglucomutase → MNPGIFKAYDIRGVYGPDIDDETAYRIGRALIVHFQATKIAVGRDVRASSPALFEAFTRGVMDQGGDVVDLGVVTTPMVHFAAGRLDVDLAVAITASHNPPEYNGIKVDLKGAIPVGEKTGLSDIRDLVLANNFPESTTRGTLTEEDIRPAYYAFFASFGKLGDRRFTLAIDTANAMGIVELPIYDAFKDNLTIYNLYNDLSQPFSAHEANPLKTETLDELCALVKEKGADMGIAYDGDADRIGFVDEHGVVIPMDLITGLVAQIVLEKNPGATILYDLRSSRAVKEAIESKGGRAIECRVGHAFIKRQMRDDGAIFAGELSGHYYFVENSYAEASTLVAIHLLNLMAETGRTLSELVGELRRYVHSGEINSEVEDKDAVLMRLREKYADGKQHDLDGLKIEYPDWWFNVRPSNTEPLLRLTMEADTEAHMIEKRDELLAIIRG